TCCGCCTTTGAGGCTGCGTATCATGCCGCCCGTTATTGGGCTGACCTATTTGTGCAATCTCGATATTCTTCTTTCTTTTTGGGCATTTCGGCTTTTTGCGATTTTGAAAGAGGGACTTATCAACCGCGTTGGATATACGGTGGGCTATACGGGTCAGCAGGCAGATGCGTATGAGATTTTGCTTTTGGAATCCCACGGGGCTTTTGTTTTTCTCGCGCTGTGGTCGGTCTGGATTGCTCGGGGGCATTTGCGCAGGGTGTTTCAGGCGGCAATGGAAGGCTGCCGATCCCCCAAAGACGATGGTCTTATTCCCTATCGATTCGCGCTTGTGGGGTTGGTGATTTCTACGATTTTTGTCGTGGGGTTTGTCACGTATATGGGGCTTTCGCTGCCTCTTGCGATTCTTCAGGTGGTGCTGCTTTATATTGCCTATTTTACTATTGCGAAATACACGGCGGCGAGTGGGTTCTCCTATTTGTTTCCAGTGGCGGTTCGGGGTGGACGTATTATTGAGAGTCTGATTGGCTATTCGACGTTTACGCGCAGGGAGGTCGTCGGTCTGGGTCTTGTCAATTCCAATATGTTTTTTGGGAATTACCGCATTCCGGTCTGGCCCTCGCTGCCCCACCATCTCAAATTTTTTTCGTCCGAGGGGAGACGGAAGCGGGTTGTCTGGACGATTTTTCTGGCTTTTTCGACGTGTTTTTTCGCGTCTATGCTCTATACGATTTATCTGGGTTATGACAATGCGGCGCAGAATTTGGGGTTGGGTGGATTTCAAGGTGGTAATCGGAATCTCTACAATCGCATGGTTTCAATTATTGTGCAGGCCGATAAGACTGTGTTCGATCCGGCCAAGGCGACTGTGTGGGTTCTGGGCATGCTTTTTGCCGGTTTGCTCACGCTTTTGAGAAATCGCGTGCCCTGGTGGCCGTTACATCCGATGGGACTGGCTTTTCAGATTAGCCAGGGGTCGAGGACTTATGCTTTTAGTATGTTCCTGACGTGGTCGGCCAAGCATATGATTCTGCGGTTTGGCGGTATCCCGCTTTACAATCGCGTGCGCCCGTTTTTCTTTGGTCTCGTTGTCGGGTATGTGACGGGATGCGCGCTTTCTTCGCTTGTGGATTATATCTGGTTTCCGTCAACGCCACACTGGACGCATGGATGGTAGAAGTGTGAAAAGGAGAATAAAATGAAGACTACGGCAGAAGATACTATGGATGCTTATGTCCGCGAGGGCGAGGAGATGGCGTTCGCGCTTGGGAATCGCGGTGCTATCAAGTTTAATGCGGACGGTGCGCTGGATGAGGGTATTGTAGAGGCGTATTGGCGCGTGGGGTTCTATGTGTTTGAGGGTGCGCTGGGCGCTGAGGAACTCGAAGATTTGCAGGCGGATCTGGCGCATGCGTTTGAGCGGGCACCGCATACTAAAGACGCGCTGGTCGATTCAATGGGCCGCAGAGCACTCGGGGCGGATTTGGCGCGACAGCCTTTTCGATTTGTCAAACCGCTGAGCGATCCCGTGGGGGGTACGTCGAGCAATAATGGGCGGCATCCGTCTAAGATGTCGGAGCCAGAGCCTCCGGCCGATGCGCCGGCTTATGTGATTTCCAATATCGCTGCGCCACTGCAAATTATGGATTCTTGTTTGCGGCTTTATGGTCATCCCGAACTGCTGTCTGTTGCAGAGCAGATCAATGGGCCGGATTTTACGCCGTTTACGGAGTCTGTTATTGTCAAGCAGCCGGGGCTGGGTGCATCGGTGGCCTGGCATCAGGACGGTACCACGCAGTGGGATAGGCCCGATTGGGATGAGGGTACGCACGGGTTTAATTTTATGGCTCAGCTTTTCGGGAGTACGGCGGCCAATGGTGTGTGGGTGATTCCCGGTTCGCACAAGCAGGGCAAGCTGGATATTAAAGCGATGATTGCGGATAATGATGGTTCTGACCGTTTGCCGGGGGCGGTTCCCATGGTGTGTGAGCCCGGCGATGTGGTTATGTCCAACCGTCAGGCTCTGCACGCTTCTTTTGCCAATACGTCGTCGGATAAGCGGATGACGATTAATTTTGGCTTTCACCGTCGGTCTTCTGTCCTGAATGCGCGGGTGAGGCGTGGGGATGAGGAGGTGATTTACGATGAGGTGCGCATCTACGAGCGTTCTCGTTTGATCGCGCTGGGGATTGATGCGCGGCAGCAGCGATTTCCAGATGAATCGCGCTATGTTTATCAGCCTCTGATTGGGGAGGAGGATGCCAACCGGTGGAATGAAGAGACGCGGGAGAGTGTTTTGAAAAATTACAATCTCAATGATCTCGGCCTCTAAAGGCGGAGATAAATAATGACACCAATAAAACGAGGAGAGCTATCT
The window above is part of the Gemmatimonadota bacterium genome. Proteins encoded here:
- a CDS encoding phytanoyl-CoA dioxygenase family protein; this translates as MKTTAEDTMDAYVREGEEMAFALGNRGAIKFNADGALDEGIVEAYWRVGFYVFEGALGAEELEDLQADLAHAFERAPHTKDALVDSMGRRALGADLARQPFRFVKPLSDPVGGTSSNNGRHPSKMSEPEPPADAPAYVISNIAAPLQIMDSCLRLYGHPELLSVAEQINGPDFTPFTESVIVKQPGLGASVAWHQDGTTQWDRPDWDEGTHGFNFMAQLFGSTAANGVWVIPGSHKQGKLDIKAMIADNDGSDRLPGAVPMVCEPGDVVMSNRQALHASFANTSSDKRMTINFGFHRRSSVLNARVRRGDEEVIYDEVRIYERSRLIALGIDARQQRFPDESRYVYQPLIGEEDANRWNEETRESVLKNYNLNDLGL